A genomic region of Equus caballus isolate H_3958 breed thoroughbred chromosome 1, TB-T2T, whole genome shotgun sequence contains the following coding sequences:
- the NPS gene encoding neuropeptide S precursor, giving the protein MISSLKFNLILVLSISTMHVLWSYPIPSSKVSGKSDYFLILLNSCPARMDRSEGLDFLKPILEKTFMKRSFRNGVGTGMKKTSFQRAKS; this is encoded by the exons ATGATTAG CTCATTAAAATTCAATCTCATTCTAGTTCTGTCGATTTCTACCATGCATGTGCTTTGGTCTTATCCGATTCCATCTTCTAAG GTGTCTGGAAAATCTGATTACTTTCTCATCCTGCTGAACAGCTGCCCAGCCAGGATGGACAGGAGCGAGGGACTAGATTTTCTAAAGCCAATTTTGGAGAAGACGTTTATGAAAAGGTCCTTTCGCAATGGAGTTGGCACAGGGATGAAAAAAACTTCCTTTCAAAGAGCAAAATCATGA